The Haloplanus sp. CK5-1 genome contains a region encoding:
- the leuS gene encoding leucine--tRNA ligase, with protein sequence MNEGKHWQETWRDEELFELDDSATDPTYILGMFPFTTGELHIGHVRNYTITDTFARFKRMRGEDVLHPMGWDAFGLPTENAAQKNGIDPEIWTNQSVNRMRNQMENLGFSYDWSREIRTSDPGYYRWTQWLFKRFYEAGLVERKHGRVNWCPSDETVLANAEVQDGACWRCGTTVETRELTQWFFTITDYADELLDGLDELSGWPSQVKERQRNWIGRREGTKVTFELAEGGSVDVFTKRLDRIHGATYLALAPHHDRSLELATDDSAVAKYISSTGDDTDRGVDGVRTDATAIHPVTGEELPVYVSEYVLEDLGTGAVIGIPAHDERDFEFARAHDIESRRVVEPDRSEDGDDGPFTGDGTLVNSGEYDGLTSSEAQSRLHSDLEVAESYTDYRLRDWCISRQRYWGTPIPIVDCPDCGYVTVPDEDLPVELPEYVQTTGNPLEEVEDFVDTTCPECGADAVRETDTMDTFVDSSWYYLRFISPDEDEMPFDIDRANEWLPVDLYVGGQEHSVLHLLYMRFFARALSDIGLLDVREPVTTLLPHGYVLNHGKKMSKSDDNTISPAEYGEGLTRLFIMGGVKPQSDFDWSNHRRDASYTLRKEIAELGTTHINEVTDAGDRPVDEYVSRAVDHAIETITDHYESLEFYDAVRELRSLYSVLSQYREHTTPDADVFTRGVRALVAMIYPIMPHMCEEVWHYLDDTLLAASSWPEPERRTDDFELGQRTVSSVRSDIREICDSLQDMEPSEIRLVVSPEWKYRAMQVALDEDSRVYDKVVETVDDPDTADQLTEYAQYLAENRRELTEELPPDRERDTLERASWMIEMEFDATVSVVPASEADPTMRERAQPGKPAISIS encoded by the coding sequence ATGAACGAAGGGAAACACTGGCAGGAAACGTGGCGGGACGAAGAGTTGTTCGAACTGGACGATTCGGCGACCGACCCGACGTACATCCTCGGGATGTTCCCGTTCACGACAGGCGAGTTACACATCGGACACGTCCGGAACTACACTATCACGGACACGTTCGCCCGGTTCAAACGAATGCGAGGCGAGGACGTCCTGCACCCGATGGGGTGGGACGCGTTCGGCTTGCCGACCGAGAACGCGGCCCAGAAGAACGGAATCGACCCGGAGATCTGGACGAATCAGTCGGTCAACCGGATGCGAAACCAGATGGAGAACCTGGGTTTCAGCTACGACTGGTCGCGTGAGATACGGACCTCCGACCCAGGATACTACCGGTGGACACAGTGGTTGTTCAAACGGTTCTACGAGGCGGGCCTGGTGGAGCGCAAACACGGGCGGGTCAACTGGTGTCCCAGTGACGAAACCGTTCTGGCGAACGCGGAGGTCCAAGACGGTGCCTGCTGGCGGTGTGGAACGACCGTGGAGACCCGCGAACTCACGCAGTGGTTCTTCACGATCACCGACTACGCGGACGAACTGCTCGACGGACTGGACGAGTTATCGGGGTGGCCGTCACAGGTCAAGGAACGCCAGCGGAACTGGATCGGGCGGCGTGAGGGGACGAAAGTCACCTTCGAACTGGCCGAGGGTGGCTCAGTCGACGTGTTCACCAAACGGCTGGACCGCATCCACGGCGCGACGTACCTCGCCCTCGCCCCACACCACGACCGCAGTCTCGAACTCGCAACCGACGATTCCGCGGTAGCCAAGTACATCTCCTCGACCGGCGACGACACCGACCGCGGCGTCGACGGTGTCCGTACCGACGCGACGGCCATCCACCCGGTCACTGGTGAGGAGTTGCCGGTCTACGTCTCCGAGTACGTTCTCGAGGACTTGGGTACCGGCGCAGTGATCGGGATTCCCGCTCACGACGAACGGGACTTCGAGTTCGCACGGGCACACGACATCGAGTCCCGCCGCGTCGTGGAACCCGACAGGTCCGAGGACGGTGACGACGGACCCTTCACCGGGGACGGAACGCTCGTGAACAGCGGCGAGTACGACGGCCTCACGAGTTCCGAAGCCCAGTCTCGGCTCCACTCCGACCTCGAGGTGGCAGAGTCGTACACGGACTATCGTCTCAGGGACTGGTGCATCTCGCGCCAGCGGTACTGGGGGACGCCGATTCCGATCGTCGACTGCCCGGACTGTGGATACGTCACGGTCCCGGACGAGGACCTCCCGGTCGAACTCCCCGAGTACGTCCAGACCACGGGAAATCCGCTCGAGGAAGTCGAGGACTTCGTCGACACGACCTGTCCGGAGTGTGGCGCCGACGCCGTCCGCGAGACGGACACGATGGACACGTTCGTCGATTCGTCGTGGTACTATTTGCGGTTCATTTCGCCCGACGAGGACGAGATGCCGTTCGATATCGACCGCGCAAACGAGTGGCTACCCGTCGACCTGTACGTCGGCGGGCAGGAACACTCCGTACTCCACCTGCTCTACATGCGGTTTTTCGCCCGTGCGCTGTCGGACATCGGCCTGCTGGACGTTCGCGAACCGGTCACGACACTGTTGCCACACGGCTACGTGTTGAACCACGGCAAGAAGATGTCGAAAAGCGACGACAACACTATCTCCCCGGCGGAGTACGGCGAGGGCCTCACTCGACTGTTCATAATGGGGGGGGTGAAGCCACAGAGCGATTTCGACTGGTCGAACCACCGACGGGACGCGAGCTACACGCTTCGGAAGGAGATCGCCGAGTTGGGGACGACACACATCAACGAGGTGACCGACGCCGGCGACCGGCCGGTCGACGAGTACGTCTCCAGAGCCGTCGACCACGCTATCGAGACGATCACCGACCACTACGAGTCGCTGGAGTTCTACGACGCCGTCCGGGAACTCCGGTCGTTGTACTCCGTACTCTCGCAGTACCGGGAGCACACGACGCCGGACGCGGACGTGTTCACTCGCGGGGTTCGTGCACTCGTGGCGATGATCTACCCGATCATGCCACACATGTGTGAGGAGGTCTGGCACTATTTGGACGACACGCTGTTGGCGGCGAGTTCGTGGCCGGAGCCGGAGCGTCGGACCGATGACTTCGAGCTAGGGCAACGAACCGTCTCGAGTGTCCGGTCGGACATCCGGGAGATCTGCGATTCGCTCCAGGACATGGAGCCCAGCGAGATCCGTCTCGTCGTCTCGCCGGAGTGGAAGTACCGTGCGATGCAGGTCGCGCTGGACGAAGATTCGCGAGTCTACGACAAGGTCGTCGAAACAGTAGATGACCCCGATACGGCCGACCAACTCACCGAGTACGCCCAGTATCTGGCCGAGAACCGTCGGGAACTCACGGAGGAACTCCCGCCCGACCGGGAACGGGACACGCTCGAACGGGCGTCGTGGATGATCGAGATGGAGTTCGACGCGACGGTCTCGGTCGTCCCCGCTTCGGAGGCCGACCCCACGATGCGCGAGCGGGCACAACCCGGGAAGCCAGCGATCAGCATCTCCTGA
- a CDS encoding type II/IV secretion system ATPase subunit, protein MSGDAASRGGGTLGELRRRLVRTYEMLRGSSIDVRPFRPGEDGPLASFDLPSTHEERDRYWVNAPFAFVVITYDTEESEHRYNVVEPDLDEFESALLARVREDIRDPLLYRDVDPETEGTVLTTELESLLEEYGVDVGMATFHKLHYYLVRDFRGFGRLDPLMHDQHIEDVSCDGYGLPIFVYHDQYTDVGTNVVFEDPDELDNYVVRLAQQSGRHISVGDPVVGTTLPDGSRVELALGEEVTPRGSAFTIRQYADDPFTPIDLVEYGTFSIEQMAYLWLAIENNKSLIFAGGTASGKTTSMNAVSMFVPPRSKVLSIEDTRELSLYHDNWLSSVTRERLHEGADIDMYDLLRSALRHRPEYIIVGEVRGDEAVTLFQAMNTGHTTFSTMHADSIETVINRLENEPINVPRAMIQSLDLLCVQRLTRLEGERVRRSAAISEIGGVDQRTGELDYSNSFTWDADTDTFERYDSSLLDEIQDDRGWTRTRLLEELRDRRRFLTALRDRGITDYRQFTALINEYYADAERVLDRIGDIDADDGTEDGGTDSGDRV, encoded by the coding sequence ATGTCTGGGGACGCGGCGTCGCGGGGTGGTGGGACGCTGGGCGAACTCCGTCGACGACTCGTCCGGACCTACGAGATGCTCCGCGGGTCGTCCATCGACGTCCGCCCGTTTCGCCCGGGTGAGGACGGACCACTCGCCAGTTTCGACCTCCCATCCACCCACGAGGAGCGCGACCGCTACTGGGTGAACGCCCCCTTCGCCTTCGTCGTCATCACGTACGACACGGAGGAGAGCGAGCACCGGTACAACGTTGTCGAACCCGACTTGGACGAGTTCGAATCCGCGCTGCTCGCCCGGGTTCGGGAAGATATCCGCGACCCCTTGCTCTACCGGGACGTGGACCCCGAGACGGAGGGGACGGTGCTGACGACGGAACTCGAGTCGCTCTTGGAGGAGTACGGCGTCGACGTGGGGATGGCGACGTTCCACAAACTCCACTACTACCTCGTCCGGGATTTCCGTGGCTTCGGCCGTCTCGACCCGCTGATGCACGACCAACACATCGAGGACGTGTCGTGTGACGGCTACGGCCTGCCCATCTTCGTCTACCACGACCAGTACACCGACGTGGGGACGAACGTCGTCTTCGAAGACCCCGACGAACTCGACAACTACGTCGTCCGCCTGGCCCAGCAGTCCGGCCGGCACATCAGCGTCGGCGACCCCGTAGTCGGGACGACGCTGCCCGACGGCTCGCGGGTCGAACTCGCCCTCGGCGAGGAAGTGACGCCTCGGGGCTCTGCCTTCACCATCCGGCAGTACGCCGACGACCCGTTCACACCCATCGACCTCGTCGAGTACGGCACCTTCAGCATCGAGCAGATGGCGTACCTCTGGCTCGCCATCGAGAACAACAAGTCACTCATCTTCGCCGGCGGCACCGCGTCCGGGAAGACCACGTCGATGAACGCGGTGTCGATGTTCGTCCCGCCGCGGTCGAAGGTGCTCTCCATCGAGGACACCCGCGAACTGTCGCTGTACCACGACAACTGGCTCTCCAGCGTCACGCGCGAACGCCTCCACGAGGGGGCCGACATCGACATGTACGACCTGTTGCGGTCGGCGCTCCGCCACCGCCCGGAGTACATCATCGTCGGCGAGGTGCGGGGCGACGAGGCGGTGACGCTGTTCCAGGCGATGAACACCGGCCACACGACGTTCTCGACGATGCACGCCGACAGTATCGAGACGGTGATCAACCGCCTGGAGAACGAACCGATCAACGTCCCGCGAGCGATGATCCAGTCGCTCGATCTGCTCTGTGTCCAGCGGCTCACCCGTCTCGAGGGCGAACGGGTCCGCCGGTCGGCGGCTATCAGCGAGATCGGTGGCGTCGACCAGCGGACCGGCGAACTCGACTACTCCAACTCCTTCACCTGGGACGCCGACACCGACACCTTCGAGCGGTACGACAGCTCCCTCCTCGACGAGATTCAGGACGACCGGGGATGGACCCGGACCCGCTTGCTGGAGGAGCTCCGCGACCGACGGCGGTTCCTCACGGCGCTCCGGGACCGCGGCATCACCGACTACCGACAGTTCACCGCGCTGATCAACGAGTACTACGCCGACGCCGAACGGGTGCTCGACCGTATCGGCGACATAGACGCCGACGACGGGACGGAGGACGGCGGGACCGACTCCGGTGACCGCGTGTGA
- a CDS encoding thiol-disulfide oxidoreductase DCC family protein, with protein MTADTDGETGSAANGPVVLFDGVCNLCNGLVAFLVPRDPEGRLQFAPLQSEAGQELLARHGLPTDEFDSFVLVEDDRAYTKSDAAIRLAELLGWPYRVARVGGFLPARLRDRLYDVVAANRYDWFGRRDRCMIPDEDIDDRFL; from the coding sequence ATGACCGCTGACACGGACGGAGAGACGGGTTCCGCAGCGAACGGACCGGTCGTGCTGTTCGACGGCGTCTGCAATCTCTGCAACGGGCTCGTGGCGTTTCTCGTTCCCCGAGATCCCGAGGGTCGACTCCAGTTCGCCCCGCTCCAGTCGGAAGCGGGCCAAGAACTCTTGGCTCGACACGGGCTTCCGACGGACGAGTTCGACTCTTTCGTCCTCGTCGAGGACGACCGAGCGTATACGAAGTCGGATGCCGCGATACGATTGGCGGAACTGCTCGGCTGGCCCTATCGGGTGGCACGTGTCGGCGGGTTCCTGCCGGCCCGTCTCCGCGATCGGCTGTACGACGTCGTCGCTGCCAACCGATACGACTGGTTCGGGCGACGAGACCGGTGTATGATTCCGGACGAGGATATCGACGATCGATTTCTCTGA
- the leuS gene encoding leucine--tRNA ligase: MTDQSESERGFDHTQIEPKWQETWSGEDAFRTTDDVEDPTYVLAMFPYTSGNLHMGHVRNYTITDAFMRFSRLRGEDVLHPMGWDAFGLPAENAAEDRNIDPNEWTEKSTESMRNQLVEMGFGYDWEREVTTCKPEYYQWNQWLFKRFYDAGLVERQAADLNWCPSCETVLADEQVEGEEKLCWRCDTQIDTRQMDQWFFTITDYADELLEGLDELDGWPNNVREMQRNWIGKQTGSSVSFEIPGHGEVDIFTTRLDTIYGATFFTLAPGHPVAREIAEDNEAVAAYIEKAQRADEDELEVTSGQFTGKHAINPATGEEIPIYVADYVLEEVGTGALYAVPAHDHRDHEFAEAHDIPIEQVIEPAPDADVDPEGIDVQESAFTDDGILVNSGSFDGLGSEEARDRFVEEFDGDHVTEYKLRDWGISRQRYWGTPIPIVDCPDCGYVTVPDEDLPVELPEYVHTKGNPLDESPEWKQVDCPECGGPARRETDTMDTFVDSSWYFMRFVCPDMEDAPFDTEKVSDWLPVDQYVGGVEHAIMHLLYARFFTRVLNDIGLVDGVREPFENLTNQGMVLGENGQKMSKSKDNGISPQEIIEEYGADTARLFIMEAAQPEKDFAWSPEGVRSAYHFLQNLYTLAEEYASGRTSTGSATENADYIQREIAATVTEATTEYEELRFNHSLQAIRSLVSLLNRYQSITDPDPETFEDGIVTATKLLSPVAPHVAEEIWDELGNDDLILEADWPEAERPANYDVEQRLLKSTREDIRDIVEMADIDDPEEIVLTVTPAWKKTVYDFAQETDDDLIGTVMQDEQVRKHGDAAADYAKELTGPGRLRPQLDPDQERDALERAAWLIEDEFDTTVTVRAGEDAPDDAASKAKPGRPAIDIVD; encoded by the coding sequence ATGACTGACCAAAGCGAGTCCGAGCGAGGGTTCGACCACACCCAGATAGAGCCGAAGTGGCAAGAAACGTGGAGCGGGGAGGACGCCTTCCGCACGACCGATGATGTCGAAGACCCAACATACGTTCTCGCGATGTTCCCGTACACGTCGGGGAACCTCCACATGGGTCACGTCCGGAACTACACTATCACGGACGCGTTCATGCGTTTCAGCCGGCTCCGGGGCGAGGACGTCCTGCACCCGATGGGGTGGGACGCGTTCGGGCTGCCGGCCGAGAACGCGGCCGAAGACAGAAACATCGACCCCAACGAGTGGACCGAGAAGTCCACCGAGTCGATGCGGAATCAGCTCGTCGAGATGGGGTTCGGCTACGACTGGGAACGGGAAGTGACGACGTGCAAACCGGAGTACTACCAGTGGAACCAGTGGCTGTTCAAACGGTTCTACGACGCCGGCTTGGTGGAGCGGCAGGCGGCCGACCTCAACTGGTGCCCGTCGTGTGAAACCGTCCTCGCAGACGAGCAGGTGGAGGGCGAGGAGAAACTCTGCTGGCGCTGTGACACACAGATAGACACCCGCCAGATGGACCAGTGGTTCTTCACGATCACGGACTACGCGGACGAACTGCTCGAGGGTCTCGACGAACTCGACGGCTGGCCGAACAACGTCCGTGAGATGCAGCGGAACTGGATCGGCAAACAGACCGGCAGTTCCGTGAGTTTCGAGATTCCGGGCCACGGCGAGGTGGATATCTTCACGACACGACTGGACACCATCTACGGAGCGACGTTCTTCACGCTGGCCCCGGGTCATCCGGTGGCGCGGGAGATCGCAGAGGACAACGAGGCGGTCGCTGCCTACATCGAGAAGGCCCAGCGCGCCGACGAGGACGAACTCGAGGTGACCTCGGGCCAGTTCACCGGTAAACACGCGATAAACCCCGCCACAGGCGAGGAGATTCCGATCTACGTGGCCGACTACGTCCTCGAAGAGGTCGGGACCGGGGCGCTCTACGCGGTCCCTGCCCACGACCACCGGGACCACGAGTTCGCGGAGGCACACGACATCCCGATCGAGCAGGTGATCGAACCGGCCCCCGACGCGGACGTCGACCCCGAGGGGATAGACGTCCAGGAGTCCGCCTTCACCGACGACGGGATCCTCGTCAACAGCGGGTCGTTCGACGGGCTCGGGTCCGAGGAAGCACGCGACAGGTTCGTCGAGGAGTTCGACGGCGACCACGTCACGGAGTACAAACTACGTGATTGGGGCATCTCGCGCCAGCGGTACTGGGGGACGCCGATTCCGATCGTCGACTGCCCGGACTGTGGATACGTCACGGTTCCGGACGAGGACCTCCCGGTCGAACTCCCCGAGTACGTCCACACCAAAGGAAACCCACTCGACGAGTCTCCGGAGTGGAAGCAGGTCGACTGTCCGGAGTGTGGCGGGCCGGCACGCCGCGAGACGGACACGATGGACACGTTCGTCGACTCGTCGTGGTACTTCATGCGGTTCGTCTGCCCCGACATGGAGGATGCGCCGTTCGATACCGAGAAGGTCAGCGACTGGTTGCCGGTCGACCAGTACGTCGGCGGGGTCGAACACGCAATCATGCACCTGCTCTACGCGCGGTTCTTCACGCGTGTACTCAACGACATCGGCCTGGTGGACGGCGTCCGAGAACCGTTCGAGAACCTCACGAATCAGGGGATGGTGCTGGGCGAGAACGGCCAGAAGATGTCGAAGAGCAAGGACAACGGCATCTCCCCACAGGAGATCATCGAGGAGTACGGCGCCGACACGGCGCGGCTGTTCATCATGGAGGCTGCCCAGCCGGAGAAGGACTTCGCTTGGAGTCCCGAAGGTGTCAGGTCGGCGTACCACTTCCTGCAGAACCTCTACACGCTGGCCGAGGAGTACGCGTCCGGCCGGACGAGTACCGGTTCAGCCACGGAGAACGCGGACTACATCCAGCGAGAGATCGCAGCGACCGTGACCGAGGCCACCACGGAGTACGAAGAGCTCCGCTTCAACCACTCGCTCCAAGCGATTCGGAGTCTGGTTTCGCTGCTCAACCGGTACCAGAGCATCACCGACCCGGACCCCGAGACGTTCGAGGACGGTATCGTCACCGCGACCAAACTGCTGTCACCGGTTGCCCCCCACGTGGCAGAGGAAATCTGGGACGAACTCGGCAACGACGACCTCATCTTAGAGGCCGACTGGCCCGAGGCCGAACGGCCAGCCAACTACGACGTCGAACAGCGCCTCCTCAAGTCGACCCGAGAGGACATCCGCGACATCGTCGAGATGGCCGACATCGACGACCCCGAGGAGATAGTGCTGACGGTCACACCGGCCTGGAAGAAGACCGTCTACGACTTCGCACAGGAGACCGACGACGACCTCATCGGCACGGTCATGCAGGACGAACAGGTTCGCAAACACGGTGACGCTGCCGCCGACTACGCGAAGGAACTGACCGGACCGGGCCGGCTCAGACCGCAACTCGACCCCGATCAGGAACGCGACGCACTCGAGCGTGCGGCCTGGCTCATCGAAGACGAGTTCGACACGACGGTGACGGTCCGGGCCGGCGAGGACGCCCCGGACGACGCCGCCTCCAAGGCGAAACCGGGTCGCCCCGCCATCGACATCGTCGACTGA
- a CDS encoding PAS domain-containing protein, protein MRTVTNATIALFESPSPDDLLGESLFEFVTDHDQHSLAEQFDRLYAGETSSVGSTIELSTPITEPTVVVALSSAIAWEGADRIQTHFFEIDGPLSPSLSAHTMDATPIGISVADATRDDEPLVYVNEGFVELTGYSRDETLGRNCRFLQGEGTSEETVAEIRAAIDANEPLTTDVRNYRKDGSMFWNRLSIEPIRADDGTVTHFLGFQEDVSDEKLYERERTLFELQADAVEQTVFITDADGTIVYVNPAFERTTGYTADEAIGSNPRLLKSDQQDETFYSELWDTITAGDVWDAEIVNRRKSGERYQVEQKIVPITDERDEITHFVAIEEDVTDAQFIEEVLSVMDRVLRHNVRNSVTAISGYADLLEGELDESEHRAAVQTIRERAEELEKLSTETRTIRELFHRRYAQHSLSVGAIEGFVETRRTQHPRADIEFRMDVDPGIEIQNGSLLQLAIDEALENAIVHNDRDSPHVTVLVDRTEHDSEIRIEITDDGPGLPEDQWAVIMAGVETTLAHSTGIGLWLIYWTVTALGGTVRRTDNEPRGTTLTYRIPVGAGDHADRWNDGEWL, encoded by the coding sequence GTGCGGACAGTTACAAACGCTACTATAGCCCTGTTCGAGTCTCCCTCTCCGGACGACCTCCTCGGGGAGTCGCTCTTCGAGTTCGTCACGGACCACGACCAGCACTCCCTCGCCGAGCAGTTCGATCGACTCTACGCCGGGGAGACGTCGTCCGTGGGGAGCACGATCGAACTCTCCACCCCGATCACCGAACCCACGGTCGTCGTCGCGTTGAGTTCCGCCATCGCGTGGGAGGGTGCCGATCGCATCCAAACTCACTTCTTCGAGATCGACGGCCCGTTGTCGCCGAGCCTCTCGGCCCACACGATGGATGCGACCCCGATCGGTATCTCCGTTGCGGACGCCACCCGGGACGACGAACCGCTCGTATACGTCAACGAGGGGTTCGTCGAGTTGACCGGCTACTCACGTGACGAGACGCTGGGGCGGAACTGCCGATTCCTACAGGGAGAGGGGACGAGCGAGGAGACCGTGGCCGAAATCCGTGCCGCGATCGACGCCAACGAGCCACTCACCACCGACGTACGGAACTACCGGAAGGACGGGTCGATGTTCTGGAACCGTCTCTCTATTGAGCCGATCCGAGCCGACGATGGAACGGTCACTCACTTTCTCGGCTTTCAGGAGGACGTCTCGGACGAGAAACTCTACGAACGGGAGCGAACGCTGTTCGAACTGCAAGCCGATGCGGTCGAACAGACCGTCTTCATCACGGATGCCGACGGCACGATCGTATACGTCAATCCGGCGTTCGAACGGACGACGGGCTATACGGCGGACGAAGCGATCGGGAGCAACCCGCGGCTCCTGAAATCCGACCAACAGGACGAGACGTTCTACAGCGAGTTGTGGGACACGATCACCGCCGGCGACGTGTGGGACGCGGAGATTGTCAACCGGCGAAAGTCCGGGGAACGGTATCAGGTCGAACAGAAGATCGTGCCGATAACTGACGAGCGTGACGAGATCACACATTTCGTCGCCATCGAAGAGGACGTAACGGACGCGCAGTTCATCGAAGAGGTGTTGTCGGTGATGGACCGGGTGTTGCGACACAACGTCCGCAACTCGGTAACGGCGATCAGTGGGTATGCGGACCTCCTCGAGGGAGAGTTGGACGAATCGGAACATCGTGCGGCAGTGCAGACGATCCGCGAGCGTGCCGAGGAGTTGGAAAAACTCAGTACCGAAACGCGAACGATCCGCGAACTCTTTCACCGACGCTACGCCCAGCACTCGCTCTCGGTCGGTGCGATCGAGGGGTTCGTCGAAACACGACGCACGCAACACCCACGTGCCGATATCGAGTTCAGGATGGACGTCGATCCCGGGATCGAGATTCAGAACGGGAGTTTGCTCCAGTTGGCGATCGACGAGGCACTCGAGAACGCGATCGTTCACAACGACCGAGACTCCCCCCACGTGACGGTGCTCGTCGACCGGACCGAACACGATTCGGAGATCCGCATCGAGATCACCGACGACGGTCCGGGACTCCCCGAGGACCAGTGGGCCGTCATCATGGCCGGTGTCGAAACGACGCTCGCACACAGCACCGGCATCGGCCTGTGGTTGATCTACTGGACGGTCACCGCGCTCGGTGGTACGGTACGTCGAACGGACAACGAGCCACGGGGCACCACACTCACCTACCGGATACCGGTCGGCGCAGGCGACCACGCCGACCGGTGGAACGACGGGGAGTGGCTCTGA
- a CDS encoding pirin family protein, with protein sequence MDDPPSARTHSRIHTAPRTDVSQDQGSFRIHFNFPGRAVPDHDDHGYGPLATVVESFMHPGTLIRMHQHRNEEIVSWVPEAVMRHDDRQGNELVTDPEHLMVMNAGSGFWHAEETLADDPPLRMLQIFVRPHSLDLEPGIQHEAVPDPVANDWRHLFGPKGTDAPLSVRNDVDFHDCCLDAGDTVTLPSRPGWHTYLYVFEGAVEVDDASVGYTESALVTDDRTVSVTATDDSTVVAFTIDPDAPITRQGTIGR encoded by the coding sequence ATGGACGATCCGCCCTCGGCACGGACGCACTCCCGTATCCACACAGCACCCCGAACGGACGTCTCGCAAGACCAAGGTTCGTTCCGGATCCACTTCAACTTCCCTGGCCGCGCCGTCCCCGACCACGACGACCACGGCTACGGGCCACTCGCGACCGTCGTCGAGTCGTTTATGCATCCGGGGACGCTCATCCGGATGCACCAGCACCGCAACGAGGAGATCGTCTCGTGGGTTCCCGAGGCTGTGATGCGTCACGACGACCGGCAGGGCAACGAACTCGTCACCGATCCCGAGCACCTGATGGTGATGAACGCCGGCAGTGGCTTCTGGCACGCCGAGGAGACGCTCGCGGACGACCCACCCCTACGGATGCTCCAGATATTCGTCCGCCCACACAGTCTCGACCTCGAACCGGGCATTCAGCACGAAGCGGTGCCCGATCCCGTCGCGAACGACTGGCGCCACCTGTTCGGTCCCAAGGGAACCGACGCCCCGTTGTCCGTCCGCAACGACGTCGACTTCCACGACTGCTGTCTCGATGCCGGGGATACGGTCACGCTCCCATCCCGACCGGGCTGGCACACCTACCTGTACGTCTTCGAAGGAGCGGTGGAGGTCGACGACGCGTCCGTCGGATACACCGAGAGCGCACTCGTGACCGACGATCGTACCGTCTCCGTCACCGCAACCGACGACTCCACCGTCGTCGCGTTCACGATCGATCCCGACGCCCCGATCACGCGACAGGGCACGATCGGCCGCTGA